The following proteins are co-located in the Halocatena salina genome:
- a CDS encoding DUF3891 family protein: protein MIITKAGDGYQFVTQPDHATLSGRLAAHWGNDEFDQPAPHSAVCLAAEHHDHGWRSYDLRPHIDDDGTPRNFTNVPGEEWVEFYTYGIEAVAEVDAYAGLLTSMHATGLRRGGYGARPSIPDLSDGPPYESFVADQEQFQRDLLADLQDGRYSSYTDPDEQEFLSRLHETGDAEEANSTPEESRLWTNYLLLQTFDVLSLYFCGASELGRTEVGPVPTPTADGRLSLTVEPIGPSTVEVEPSPFDTAPLTLSVTTRTVPKMDADEKETEIVAAYYGAEQRQTEFTLY from the coding sequence ATGATCATTACAAAGGCTGGTGACGGCTATCAGTTCGTTACGCAACCGGATCATGCAACTCTCTCTGGACGGCTGGCAGCCCACTGGGGTAACGACGAGTTCGACCAGCCTGCTCCCCATTCGGCGGTCTGTCTTGCAGCCGAACACCACGATCACGGCTGGCGGAGCTACGATCTGCGCCCTCACATCGACGACGACGGGACACCGAGGAATTTCACCAACGTCCCTGGTGAGGAGTGGGTGGAATTCTATACTTACGGTATCGAGGCGGTTGCTGAAGTTGACGCTTATGCAGGGTTATTAACCTCAATGCACGCGACAGGCTTACGTCGAGGCGGCTATGGGGCCCGCCCATCGATCCCCGATCTCTCGGATGGCCCACCGTATGAGTCGTTCGTCGCCGACCAAGAGCAGTTCCAGCGCGATCTCCTTGCGGATCTGCAGGACGGTCGCTACAGCTCATACACGGATCCAGACGAACAGGAGTTTCTTTCGAGACTGCACGAGACTGGTGATGCTGAGGAGGCGAACTCGACCCCTGAGGAAAGCCGACTCTGGACGAATTATCTCCTGCTTCAAACGTTCGACGTGCTCTCATTGTACTTCTGTGGAGCGTCGGAACTCGGCCGTACAGAGGTTGGACCAGTACCTACACCTACTGCTGACGGACGCCTCTCGTTGACAGTCGAACCGATCGGCCCATCGACGGTGGAGGTAGAACCATCGCCGTTTGATACTGCTCCGCTCACACTGTCAGTAACAACACGGACCGTCCCGAAGATGGACGCAGATGAAAAAGAAACGGAGATCGTTGCGGCGTACTACGGCGCGGAGCAACGACAGACCGAGTTTACGCTGTACTAA
- a CDS encoding metal-dependent hydrolase family protein, whose amino-acid sequence MKTFDCGTLIDGIADEPIRDAVVLVKDGIIEEIGPQESVSVPDNAEQIDHSNEIVIPGLIDAHVHLTGKQSMNPFQALTTGRVESAARATADCRKLLDAGFTTVRDVGSGTALGLKAAINTGDIPGPRVFSSGPPINQTGGHIDAHFLPIEWLDIDQSPHTRSNWFSDRILADGPAECRKAARRNIREGVDLLKIATTGGVLSEKDHPQQQQYTDDEIAVITDEAHRVGIDVASHAQGSEGVKSALRNGVDTIEHGFYLDDKAIEMMLETDATFVPTLSVMHQIVTEGSDHGMPEYGLRKAREAWEAHIESTQSAYEAGVPIALATDFLGNEFTPYGTENLLEAELFVEEIGMTEMDVVKAATSVAARTIPDDRVGGIKPGNHADFVAIDTDPLSDISALRKTNTVYKGGLPGEASAPSYREKQ is encoded by the coding sequence ATGAAAACTTTCGACTGTGGTACGCTCATCGATGGGATAGCTGATGAACCGATACGAGACGCAGTTGTTCTCGTCAAGGACGGGATCATTGAAGAGATTGGCCCTCAAGAGTCGGTCTCCGTACCGGACAACGCAGAGCAAATCGACCACTCCAATGAAATCGTTATCCCCGGCTTGATCGACGCGCACGTGCATCTCACCGGCAAGCAGTCGATGAATCCGTTTCAGGCACTGACGACTGGAAGGGTTGAAAGCGCTGCTCGTGCAACTGCCGACTGCCGAAAGCTCCTCGACGCGGGCTTCACCACTGTCCGTGATGTTGGCAGTGGAACAGCTCTTGGACTCAAAGCAGCAATCAATACAGGTGATATCCCCGGTCCACGCGTCTTCTCTAGCGGGCCGCCTATCAACCAGACCGGTGGTCACATAGACGCCCATTTCCTTCCTATCGAATGGCTTGATATCGACCAGAGTCCGCATACCCGGTCGAACTGGTTCAGCGATCGAATTCTTGCGGATGGTCCCGCCGAATGTCGAAAAGCAGCACGTCGAAACATCAGAGAAGGCGTCGACCTCTTGAAAATCGCGACGACCGGTGGAGTACTATCGGAAAAGGATCATCCTCAACAACAGCAGTATACGGACGATGAGATCGCAGTAATCACGGACGAGGCTCATCGTGTCGGGATCGATGTCGCCTCCCACGCCCAAGGGAGTGAGGGAGTTAAATCCGCCCTGCGCAACGGGGTCGACACGATCGAACACGGTTTCTATTTGGATGACAAGGCAATTGAGATGATGTTGGAGACCGACGCTACGTTCGTGCCGACACTCTCGGTGATGCACCAGATTGTTACTGAGGGATCAGACCATGGCATGCCGGAGTACGGGCTCCGAAAGGCTCGCGAAGCCTGGGAAGCGCACATTGAGTCCACTCAATCGGCGTATGAGGCCGGCGTGCCAATCGCCCTTGCGACGGACTTCCTCGGTAACGAATTCACGCCTTACGGGACGGAAAATTTGCTTGAGGCTGAATTGTTCGTTGAGGAAATCGGTATGACCGAAATGGACGTTGTCAAGGCCGCAACAAGCGTCGCAGCCCGTACGATTCCTGACGACCGTGTCGGTGGGATCAAACCCGGCAATCACGCTGATTTCGTAGCGATCGACACCGATCCTCTGTCGGACATCAGTGCGCTTCGCAAAACGAACACTGTCTACAAGGGGGGACTCCCGGGGGAGGCATCCGCACCGTCGTATCGAGAGAAGCAATAA
- a CDS encoding efflux RND transporter permease subunit — translation MSEKLTSRYAELLTSHSRLIIALLLVVTTVVGVGSVVGTTEEGQIGQAGIDSPEQTALDRIDSTYGADDAVVAQVVVRDEGSDILTRESLLRSLRLQQELRENESINATLRNETGMIGIENVVANVAYAHEQADQAPTSDPENDSTTAASRPGQQSSPTLDQQIAALESSSDEQVETYLSRILDSNGTVSGSNPTEFLSTGYKSGTTTAEARTTLVFQQNPSEVDATTQTVNDAQVAIDSLVDKQFTDAFVFGQGIIDAESSQAIGDTFIIITPVAIVLLLVVLTIAYRDLMDVLVSVFGIGVVMVWYTGIQGWLGIPSNSTLIAVPFLLIGLSIDYSLHVVMRYREAREGVLDGNDESIDRRDPTSAMNIGIAGVVLALVTAAFSTAVGFFSNYISPLGSIQDFAILSGVGIVAIFLVFGALIPAIKLELEQLFERCNRDRHTPAVGIGSGRLNRILSGVSTLVQRVPIVVLVVSVVLASAGVYGATGIDTEFNQADFIPQDAPEWMNSLPGPFAPGDYEVSENLDYLSDNFRQRGQNAEGQILIRGDVTAPTLLTATDDVTHNTDRSGTIVVGSDGRAAIESPASVIRSVAAENQTVATAIETRDTNGDGLPNRDVEAVYDLVFETAPDQASSVLYRADNGSYESARLIVGVQGNASAQSVAGDVRDVAASIEETTPVTAVATGGPVITAVVQSGLFETLIEGFAITLGVILALLVGLYWWRYRAPGLGVLTLVPVVIALAWLLGTMAVLDVPFNSETVVITSLAIGLGVDYSIHVSERFVDERARHDSLADTLTTALTGTGGALLGSAVTTAAGFGVLALALSPPLQRFGIVTGLSIVYAFIACMTVLPCLLILRKRLLARLA, via the coding sequence ATGAGTGAGAAGCTCACGTCTCGGTACGCGGAGCTACTCACATCACACAGCAGACTGATAATCGCTCTGTTGCTCGTTGTTACTACTGTCGTTGGTGTGGGTTCTGTCGTTGGCACGACTGAGGAGGGACAGATCGGACAGGCCGGTATCGATTCCCCAGAGCAGACGGCACTCGATCGGATCGATTCGACGTACGGTGCCGACGATGCTGTCGTTGCACAAGTCGTCGTCAGAGACGAAGGGAGTGACATCCTCACGCGTGAATCATTGCTACGAAGTCTCCGCCTGCAACAGGAACTCCGTGAAAACGAGTCCATTAACGCGACGCTTCGTAACGAAACGGGGATGATCGGCATCGAAAACGTGGTTGCAAACGTCGCGTACGCTCACGAACAGGCCGACCAAGCACCCACATCGGACCCCGAAAACGATTCTACGACAGCGGCTTCAAGGCCAGGTCAGCAGTCATCACCGACCCTCGATCAGCAGATCGCAGCCCTCGAATCCAGCTCCGACGAGCAAGTTGAGACGTATCTTAGTCGCATCCTCGACTCGAATGGGACCGTTTCAGGCAGCAATCCAACCGAGTTCCTGTCAACGGGGTATAAATCGGGGACGACCACTGCGGAAGCCAGAACAACGCTCGTTTTTCAGCAGAATCCGAGTGAGGTGGACGCCACTACCCAGACGGTGAACGACGCTCAGGTTGCTATCGATTCGCTGGTCGATAAGCAGTTTACCGACGCGTTCGTGTTCGGACAGGGTATCATCGATGCGGAATCCTCACAGGCTATCGGTGATACGTTCATCATCATCACACCTGTTGCAATCGTCCTCCTCCTCGTCGTTCTGACCATCGCCTACCGTGATCTCATGGACGTGCTCGTGAGCGTCTTTGGAATTGGCGTCGTGATGGTCTGGTACACTGGCATACAGGGGTGGCTCGGAATACCGTCGAATTCGACGCTCATCGCCGTGCCGTTCTTACTCATCGGTCTCAGTATTGACTATTCGTTACACGTCGTCATGCGCTATCGGGAGGCACGAGAAGGCGTGCTCGACGGCAATGATGAGTCTATCGATCGGCGAGATCCCACGTCTGCAATGAATATCGGGATTGCTGGCGTCGTTCTTGCGTTGGTGACTGCCGCGTTCTCGACGGCCGTCGGCTTTTTCTCGAACTACATCAGTCCACTGGGATCGATTCAGGATTTCGCTATCCTGAGTGGTGTCGGCATCGTCGCCATATTCCTCGTCTTTGGGGCACTCATACCAGCCATCAAGCTCGAACTCGAACAGTTGTTCGAGCGCTGTAACCGTGACCGGCATACTCCCGCTGTCGGCATTGGCTCGGGACGATTAAACCGTATTCTTTCGGGCGTCTCGACGCTCGTCCAGCGTGTACCCATCGTCGTCCTCGTGGTTTCGGTGGTGCTTGCCTCCGCAGGTGTCTATGGTGCAACAGGCATCGATACGGAGTTCAACCAAGCCGATTTCATCCCACAGGATGCGCCGGAATGGATGAATTCCCTCCCGGGACCGTTCGCACCCGGTGATTACGAGGTGAGTGAAAACCTCGATTATCTGAGCGACAACTTCCGCCAACGCGGACAGAACGCGGAGGGGCAGATACTGATACGCGGCGACGTGACTGCACCGACGTTGCTCACCGCCACAGATGACGTAACCCACAACACGGACCGCAGTGGGACGATCGTCGTTGGTAGTGATGGACGCGCCGCGATCGAGAGTCCAGCGTCCGTCATTCGCAGTGTCGCTGCCGAAAATCAGACGGTCGCCACCGCGATCGAAACACGTGACACGAACGGTGATGGTCTCCCGAATCGGGATGTCGAGGCGGTTTATGATCTCGTGTTCGAAACCGCTCCCGACCAAGCCTCTTCGGTGCTCTACAGGGCGGACAATGGTTCGTACGAATCCGCTCGCCTGATCGTCGGCGTGCAGGGCAACGCTTCGGCGCAGTCGGTCGCAGGCGATGTTCGGGACGTCGCAGCGTCGATCGAAGAAACCACACCGGTAACAGCGGTCGCAACGGGCGGCCCGGTCATCACCGCAGTCGTTCAGAGTGGGCTGTTCGAAACCCTCATCGAAGGGTTCGCTATCACGCTTGGTGTCATCCTTGCTCTTCTCGTCGGGCTGTACTGGTGGCGGTACCGTGCGCCAGGGCTGGGTGTCCTAACGCTCGTCCCCGTGGTCATCGCTCTCGCATGGTTACTCGGAACGATGGCCGTACTCGACGTTCCGTTCAACAGCGAAACTGTCGTTATCACGAGTCTGGCGATCGGGCTTGGTGTGGATTACAGCATCCACGTCAGCGAACGATTCGTCGACGAACGCGCTCGACACGACTCACTCGCAGACACACTGACGACGGCACTCACAGGAACCGGCGGAGCATTGCTCGGCAGTGCAGTAACGACAGCTGCTGGCTTCGGCGTGCTAGCACTAGCGCTGTCACCACCGCTACAGCGGTTCGGTATCGTGACTGGACTCAGTATCGTTTATGCGTTCATCGCGTGTATGACCGTGCTTCCGTGCTTGCTCATACTGCGTAAACGCTTGCTCGCTCGGCTCGCCTAG
- a CDS encoding Piwi domain-containing protein, producing MREIREKYDDHAPPMAYAGDLEIVALQPIPGDGTLESDGVRELKSAGERTLNLLDRAEREQIRRLVEEAFKQQVVEQGFIVHSMNKILKSEPIPIQAGTGNFHLYERFDCAITVMASGQVYLHVNPKTRVETKYTLDKIDNQRLYPGLRLVTTYNGRGYRLGCVQAEHATDPVIDAETSVVDYHRNKNPLVDDDTVAMIERMNRRVISAYPMGSGNQQIFPQELLALQGHTENLSQFDEEFWSEAQPRMRRAASARVENAVEFAQQIGDIAFDKTEISFSVDAPLFTGDDHLRVEQLYEMNDVLTFEDGRTGSHPKEVESKGVYEPPASFNVLYVYPQQLEGERADSFWNVFSRKLRSMGAEPDSIEAITFSPTPKSEAPGDVDIQVGRQLPTDHGFDAALVVLPPEKSAITKFYQPYDELKEVFAEKGLHSQMIDRKSMKETGYHKNIALGLVSAAGGIPFTVEDSLPGDADLYLAFDVGQYFDDDDDGLQDGIRVGASVTAITNEGAVLGYAHTGPQTGERIPASALRRITRQSLLGYEEHCRGTPDHIIIHRDGFMNDPIEPALELLERDGISYDVVEIRKQAPARIVNQEGFANPDKGIACINDEQNLAYVATYGYPEPLAKGTTGTPRPITVARKHGTTNIETLVRQIYLLTQCHIGVANTTTRLPITTAYADQAATAAAKGHLPLTTDLETGIGFL from the coding sequence ATGCGTGAGATTCGCGAAAAGTATGACGACCATGCACCGCCGATGGCATATGCTGGAGATCTCGAAATCGTAGCTCTTCAGCCGATTCCTGGCGACGGAACTCTTGAGAGTGATGGCGTTCGAGAGCTGAAATCAGCTGGAGAACGAACACTGAATCTCTTGGATCGCGCCGAACGAGAGCAAATCCGTCGTCTCGTAGAGGAGGCGTTTAAACAGCAAGTGGTGGAACAAGGGTTCATTGTTCATTCAATGAATAAGATTCTCAAGAGTGAGCCGATACCAATCCAGGCTGGTACAGGAAATTTTCATCTATACGAGCGGTTTGACTGCGCGATTACAGTTATGGCATCTGGCCAAGTTTATCTCCACGTCAATCCAAAAACGCGGGTTGAGACGAAATATACCCTTGACAAGATCGATAACCAGCGTCTCTATCCAGGGCTTCGACTCGTTACGACCTACAACGGTCGGGGGTATAGACTCGGCTGCGTGCAGGCCGAACATGCGACTGATCCCGTGATCGATGCTGAAACAAGCGTGGTCGATTACCATCGTAACAAGAACCCGTTAGTTGACGACGATACCGTTGCGATGATCGAGCGTATGAACCGGCGTGTCATTTCCGCCTATCCGATGGGATCGGGGAATCAGCAGATATTTCCGCAGGAACTACTCGCTCTTCAGGGTCATACCGAGAATCTCTCGCAGTTCGATGAGGAGTTCTGGTCTGAAGCCCAGCCACGTATGCGGCGCGCAGCATCTGCCCGCGTCGAAAATGCTGTTGAATTTGCCCAACAGATCGGCGACATCGCATTTGATAAAACAGAGATCTCATTCTCTGTTGATGCTCCGTTGTTTACTGGTGATGATCATCTCCGTGTTGAGCAGCTGTACGAGATGAACGATGTTCTCACATTCGAGGACGGACGTACCGGTTCGCATCCAAAGGAAGTCGAGAGTAAAGGCGTCTACGAACCCCCCGCGTCGTTCAATGTCCTCTACGTGTACCCCCAGCAGCTAGAAGGTGAACGTGCCGACTCGTTTTGGAACGTGTTCTCACGAAAACTCCGATCAATGGGTGCCGAGCCAGACTCTATAGAGGCTATTACGTTTAGTCCGACCCCCAAAAGCGAGGCCCCTGGTGACGTTGATATTCAAGTTGGACGTCAGCTTCCGACCGATCACGGTTTCGACGCTGCTCTCGTGGTTCTGCCTCCCGAGAAAAGTGCGATCACCAAATTCTACCAGCCCTACGACGAACTGAAAGAGGTATTTGCTGAGAAAGGGCTACACTCGCAGATGATCGACAGAAAGTCGATGAAAGAAACAGGATATCACAAGAACATCGCGTTAGGGCTGGTTAGCGCTGCTGGTGGTATCCCGTTCACTGTAGAGGACTCGCTTCCAGGTGATGCCGATCTCTATCTTGCATTCGATGTTGGCCAGTATTTCGACGACGATGACGACGGTCTACAAGATGGCATCAGGGTTGGGGCTTCTGTAACGGCGATTACGAACGAAGGTGCTGTGCTCGGATATGCACACACTGGTCCCCAAACGGGTGAACGTATCCCTGCATCGGCGCTTCGGCGAATCACCCGTCAATCCTTATTGGGGTACGAAGAGCACTGTCGTGGCACGCCAGACCATATTATTATCCACCGAGATGGCTTCATGAATGATCCAATCGAACCAGCCCTTGAACTCCTTGAGAGAGATGGAATCTCGTACGATGTCGTCGAAATCCGTAAGCAAGCGCCTGCTCGAATCGTGAATCAAGAGGGGTTCGCAAATCCCGACAAGGGAATTGCCTGTATCAACGATGAACAAAATCTCGCGTATGTAGCGACCTATGGCTATCCAGAACCGCTTGCTAAAGGAACGACAGGGACGCCTCGACCGATTACTGTAGCACGTAAGCACGGTACCACAAATATCGAGACGCTAGTTCGGCAAATCTATCTTCTCACCCAATGCCACATAGGCGTCGCAAATACGACAACTCGCCTTCCGATTACAACAGCGTATGCAGATCAAGCGGCGACAGCAGCAGCGAAGGGCCACCTCCCTCTGACAACTGATCTTGAAACGGGCATCGGTTTTCTCTAA
- a CDS encoding BrxA family protein, giving the protein MDLTMCGLHVTRAEELVRLYDTYGNWNDVKQVWFENRLSNRSTRGSAQKIYRILTSRLKNAPPSLPNPGSLPTVFDSCTTARDKAQILYLYLAADDALVRYVIHEYVSRFSASKPNALDFSNEALTSILDQLEYADGTSFDYADSTIERWCEGFRSVMREIGVLEDQQAIVGEVPSVGDSPLLVAMGYSYEEGGEHWFTSPNGLLYLFQPNERWAELYDRAADTNAWEWVELHARHQLRPCERTYSWIIGGAKS; this is encoded by the coding sequence ATGGATTTGACCATGTGTGGACTCCACGTTACCCGAGCCGAAGAGCTCGTTCGCCTCTACGATACGTATGGGAACTGGAACGATGTCAAGCAGGTTTGGTTCGAAAATCGTCTTTCAAACCGTAGCACACGAGGGAGTGCGCAGAAGATATACCGAATTCTGACGTCGCGACTCAAGAACGCTCCACCGAGTCTTCCTAATCCCGGGTCGCTCCCGACAGTGTTTGATTCCTGTACGACTGCGCGTGACAAGGCACAGATACTCTATCTGTATTTGGCTGCCGATGATGCGCTCGTTCGTTATGTCATCCACGAATACGTCTCTCGATTTTCAGCGAGCAAACCGAACGCGCTCGATTTCTCGAACGAAGCCCTCACATCGATTCTCGATCAGTTAGAGTATGCTGACGGTACCTCGTTCGATTACGCTGATTCGACGATCGAACGCTGGTGTGAGGGATTCAGATCGGTTATGCGTGAAATCGGGGTTCTCGAAGACCAGCAGGCCATCGTTGGAGAAGTACCGTCAGTGGGAGATAGTCCGCTTCTCGTCGCGATGGGATACTCCTACGAAGAAGGCGGCGAACACTGGTTCACTTCTCCCAACGGCCTGCTCTACTTGTTCCAACCGAACGAGCGCTGGGCGGAGCTGTACGATAGAGCAGCCGACACGAACGCGTGGGAATGGGTCGAACTACACGCACGTCATCAACTGCGGCCGTGTGAGAGGACGTATTCGTGGATCATTGGGGGTGCTAAGTCGTGA